In Streptomyces nodosus, one DNA window encodes the following:
- a CDS encoding helix-turn-helix domain-containing protein: MGRPKAELVLTDDERETLTRWARRRTSSQALALRCRIVLESTTGLTNKDVAARLGVEAHTVSRWRARFVRDRLEGLTDEPRPGGPRKITDDQVEVNRSGIGGGSMR, encoded by the coding sequence ATGGGACGGCCGAAGGCCGAGCTGGTGCTGACCGATGATGAACGCGAGACGTTGACCCGCTGGGCCAGGCGCCGGACTTCTTCGCAGGCTCTGGCTCTGCGGTGTCGGATCGTGCTGGAGAGCACAACTGGCCTGACGAACAAGGACGTTGCGGCCCGTCTGGGTGTCGAGGCGCATACGGTCAGCCGTTGGCGGGCCCGGTTCGTGCGCGACCGGCTGGAGGGTCTGACCGACGAGCCTCGTCCGGGCGGGCCGAGGAAAATCACCGACGATCAGGTGGAAGTGAACCGCTCCGGGATCGGTGGAGGCTCTATGCGTTGA
- a CDS encoding M14 family metallopeptidase, producing MSALPALGAPASQPVTPDRDSSTAQNGVALMRIVVPDKSGVDKLDAMGVDLAEYSKPVDNGIEVHAVLSPDETENLRDQGFDVQNPISDQGDYHANMRARSQAVAIEAADAAEADTLTPLRAEWFTSLNDQRFLSVEVKSSATDAQTVLTASWDSGKGTEPGSGGTATMSRFTDAGEYMYHRFSAPLAITEAPATVTVTSSRGGTITVPVTKWLGDPVKAPSPNYVSDFVDHYMDPTEVTDRVVGLAKEFPKISEIVNLPYKTNGYRRQAQAQFGTGSGTALASTFYVTSKTYGSKGGNDLSITLKNPGANSAPLSVAVNGKELVVNLATDASGAITSTAGQVVNAINANAAVSTLVTASLYRTSNGTGVVAAAPATPLTDGLKAPASVSREPFQMKAIRIGKHRDGSKTGVFLYCQEHAREWVTPITCVETAERLLRNYARDANTKKLVNDLDIFIIPTMNPDGAHYSMYDYNMQRKNMVNYCAADNSDPARRNSWGVDLNRNFSVGSGFDGYTGGSTSCTGETYSGPSELSEPETRNEVWLANKFKNIKFAMNTHSYGGYFMWPPGAYKSAGREVLPRTDMGTENYFWNASTHILSAVQDWRGTGIQPGRTGPVVDVLYSAAGNSADEFWYNNGIIGWDFEVGTDLYDPATKKYNAVGFQPPFSEGHEEAMEFSNGQIGILDVARAYDKDHQQPTSKLAVTDASATSTTFTFTVDEPANIYYTLDGSRPTMNSPKLAAAGMREGAEKITVHKNTVVQWFSMDLAGNYERNYKPDGNGKNYNKQNVTVGRTN from the coding sequence ATGAGTGCCCTTCCGGCGCTCGGCGCCCCCGCGAGCCAACCGGTCACACCCGACCGCGATTCCAGCACCGCCCAGAACGGTGTCGCACTGATGCGCATCGTCGTCCCCGATAAGTCGGGGGTGGACAAGCTTGACGCCATGGGTGTCGATTTGGCCGAATACAGTAAGCCGGTCGACAACGGCATCGAAGTGCACGCCGTCCTCAGCCCTGATGAGACCGAGAACCTGCGTGACCAGGGCTTCGACGTCCAGAACCCCATTTCGGACCAGGGCGATTACCACGCGAACATGCGCGCCCGTTCGCAGGCGGTCGCGATCGAGGCCGCCGACGCGGCCGAGGCTGACACGCTCACGCCCCTGCGCGCCGAGTGGTTCACCAGCCTCAACGACCAGCGGTTCCTGTCGGTCGAGGTGAAGTCCAGCGCGACGGACGCCCAGACCGTCCTCACCGCCTCTTGGGACAGTGGCAAGGGCACCGAGCCCGGCTCCGGCGGGACGGCGACGATGTCCCGCTTCACCGACGCCGGCGAGTACATGTACCACCGGTTCAGCGCGCCGCTGGCGATCACCGAGGCCCCCGCCACGGTCACCGTCACCAGCAGCCGCGGCGGCACGATCACCGTGCCGGTGACCAAGTGGCTGGGTGACCCGGTCAAGGCGCCGAGCCCGAACTACGTGTCGGACTTCGTCGACCACTACATGGACCCGACCGAGGTCACCGACCGGGTCGTCGGTCTCGCCAAGGAATTCCCGAAGATCTCGGAGATCGTCAATCTCCCGTACAAGACGAACGGCTACCGCCGCCAGGCGCAGGCGCAGTTCGGCACGGGTTCGGGGACCGCGCTGGCGAGCACGTTCTACGTGACCTCCAAGACATACGGCAGTAAGGGCGGCAACGACCTCAGCATCACGTTGAAGAACCCGGGAGCGAACAGCGCTCCGCTGTCGGTCGCGGTCAACGGCAAGGAACTCGTGGTCAACCTGGCCACGGACGCCTCCGGCGCGATCACCAGCACCGCGGGCCAGGTCGTGAACGCCATCAACGCCAACGCGGCGGTGTCGACGCTGGTGACCGCCAGCCTCTACCGGACCAGCAATGGCACCGGTGTGGTGGCCGCGGCCCCGGCGACCCCGCTGACCGACGGCCTCAAGGCGCCGGCGAGCGTCTCGCGTGAGCCGTTCCAGATGAAGGCGATCCGGATCGGCAAGCACCGGGACGGCTCGAAGACCGGTGTGTTCCTCTACTGCCAGGAGCACGCGCGCGAGTGGGTGACCCCGATCACCTGCGTGGAGACCGCCGAACGGTTGCTGCGCAACTACGCGCGGGACGCGAACACCAAGAAGCTGGTGAACGACCTTGACATCTTCATCATCCCGACGATGAACCCCGACGGCGCCCACTACTCAATGTACGACTACAACATGCAGCGCAAGAACATGGTCAACTACTGCGCTGCGGACAACTCGGACCCGGCACGCCGCAACTCCTGGGGCGTCGACCTCAACCGCAACTTCTCCGTCGGCAGTGGCTTCGACGGCTACACCGGCGGCAGCACCAGCTGCACCGGCGAGACCTACTCAGGGCCGTCGGAGCTGTCGGAGCCGGAAACGCGCAACGAGGTGTGGCTCGCGAACAAGTTCAAGAACATCAAGTTCGCGATGAACACCCACTCCTACGGCGGCTACTTCATGTGGCCCCCGGGAGCGTACAAGTCCGCCGGCCGTGAGGTGCTGCCGCGGACGGACATGGGCACGGAGAACTACTTCTGGAACGCCTCCACCCACATCCTGTCCGCCGTCCAGGACTGGCGCGGCACCGGCATCCAGCCGGGACGCACCGGCCCTGTGGTCGACGTGCTGTACTCGGCGGCCGGCAACAGCGCCGACGAGTTCTGGTACAACAACGGCATCATCGGCTGGGACTTCGAAGTCGGCACGGACCTCTACGACCCGGCCACCAAGAAGTACAACGCGGTCGGCTTCCAGCCCCCGTTCAGCGAGGGCCACGAGGAGGCCATGGAGTTCTCCAACGGCCAGATCGGCATCCTCGATGTCGCCCGCGCCTACGACAAGGACCACCAACAGCCCACGTCGAAGCTCGCGGTGACCGACGCGTCCGCCACCTCGACGACGTTCACCTTCACCGTGGACGAGCCGGCGAACATCTACTACACGCTCGACGGCAGCCGCCCGACGATGAACTCGCCGAAGCTCGCCGCCGCGGGCATGCGCGAGGGCGCCGAGAAGATCACGGTCCACAAGAACACCGTCGTCCAGTGGTTCTCCATGGACCTCGCGGGCAACTACGAGCGGAACTACAAGCCCGACGGCAACGGCAAGAACTACAACAAGCAGAACGTAACGGTCGGCCGCACGAACTAA
- a CDS encoding MBL fold metallo-hydrolase, with amino-acid sequence MTASRSLSAGLRALRPAAFGADPSGERLARIRNSPHFADGVFVNPESTRTRPSGGSTLELAKTYFRKESRVRRAPTGTVPVHPTTYADLARPPASGLRLTWMGHSSVLAEIDGHRVLFDPVWGERCSPFDFAGPKRLHPVPLPLAALGPVDVVVISHDHYDHLDLPTIKALADTDTLFAVPLGVGAHLEHWGVPTDRLRELDWHEATKVGALTLTATPARHFCGRGLRNTQHTLWASWVVAGDEHRIYHSGDTGYFEGFRDIGAEYGPFDATMIQIGAYSEFWPDIHMTPEEGVRAQLDLQGGSPHGVLLPIHWASFNLAPHPWAEPGEWTLAAAGAVGQAVAVPVPGQPFEPVGDLPARPWWRDVSLPLDREWPVPEITPEASRDDDLDLVGEA; translated from the coding sequence ATGACCGCTTCCCGTTCCCTGAGCGCCGGGCTCCGAGCCCTGAGGCCCGCCGCGTTCGGCGCCGATCCGAGCGGGGAGCGTCTTGCACGCATCCGCAACTCTCCGCACTTCGCGGACGGCGTCTTCGTCAATCCGGAGAGCACCCGCACCCGGCCCTCGGGCGGCTCCACGCTGGAGCTGGCGAAGACCTACTTCCGCAAGGAGTCCCGCGTCCGCCGGGCCCCGACCGGCACCGTCCCGGTGCACCCCACCACCTACGCCGATCTGGCCCGTCCCCCGGCGAGCGGGCTGCGGCTGACCTGGATGGGGCACTCCAGCGTGCTCGCCGAGATCGACGGGCACCGGGTCCTCTTCGACCCGGTCTGGGGCGAGCGCTGCTCTCCCTTCGACTTCGCCGGTCCCAAACGGCTGCATCCGGTGCCTCTGCCGCTGGCCGCGCTGGGCCCGGTCGATGTCGTCGTCATCTCCCACGACCACTACGACCACCTCGACCTGCCCACCATCAAGGCACTGGCCGACACCGACACCCTGTTCGCGGTGCCCCTCGGCGTGGGCGCCCACCTGGAACACTGGGGCGTCCCGACGGACCGGCTGCGCGAGCTGGACTGGCACGAGGCGACCAAGGTCGGCGCCCTCACCCTGACCGCCACCCCGGCCCGCCACTTCTGCGGCCGGGGGCTGCGCAACACTCAGCACACCCTGTGGGCCTCATGGGTCGTGGCCGGCGACGAACACCGCATCTACCACAGCGGTGACACCGGCTACTTCGAGGGCTTCCGGGACATCGGCGCCGAGTACGGCCCGTTCGACGCCACGATGATCCAGATCGGCGCCTATTCCGAGTTCTGGCCGGACATTCATATGACCCCCGAGGAGGGCGTGCGGGCCCAGCTCGACCTCCAGGGCGGGAGCCCTCACGGGGTGCTGCTGCCGATCCACTGGGCCAGCTTCAATCTGGCCCCGCATCCCTGGGCGGAGCCGGGTGAGTGGACGCTGGCCGCGGCCGGTGCGGTCGGTCAGGCGGTGGCCGTCCCGGTTCCGGGCCAGCCTTTCGAGCCTGTCGGCGACCTTCCTGCGCGCCCCTGGTGGCGGGATGTGTCGCTGCCACTGGACCGCGAGTGGCCCGTGCCGGAGATCACCCCGGAGGCGTCTCGTGACGACGACCTCGATCTTGTGGGCGAGGCCTGA
- a CDS encoding DNA/RNA non-specific endonuclease: MGADGKPIYNRTHITADTLHGEPRSKNLLTGFNRTNKSGMRRCESKTKKQLQGNNPALYSGLPNYPRQCGYDTEGNSHDSVHKVWEIVRCDSG; this comes from the coding sequence ATGGGTGCCGACGGAAAGCCTATCTACAATCGCACGCACATTACTGCGGATACGCTTCATGGAGAGCCGAGGAGTAAGAACCTCCTCACCGGCTTCAACCGCACAAATAAGAGCGGAATGAGGCGTTGCGAATCCAAGACAAAGAAGCAGCTACAGGGTAATAATCCAGCTCTTTACTCAGGCTTGCCGAATTACCCCCGACAATGCGGGTATGACACCGAAGGAAATTCGCATGACAGCGTACACAAAGTCTGGGAAATTGTTCGATGTGACAGTGGGTAA
- a CDS encoding SMI1/KNR4 family protein, with protein sequence MNFKEIAALLGVNLPSDFRELADGYPTFEIDDFLRIPLPNPGRERDFVGGIFRELEVLRDLEEAEMSEGYVVHPDPGGLIPWSESLSGDVFYWRVSSMNPDDWPVVVNSRSHEWWEFSGGAVAFLVGLVDGSIERKGLPANVLGSDPKVRVYVT encoded by the coding sequence GTGAACTTCAAGGAGATCGCTGCGCTACTGGGAGTGAACCTGCCCAGCGATTTCCGGGAGTTGGCGGACGGTTACCCTACTTTTGAGATCGATGACTTCTTGCGTATTCCACTTCCGAACCCAGGTCGAGAGAGGGACTTTGTCGGAGGGATTTTCCGCGAGCTGGAGGTGTTGCGGGACCTTGAGGAGGCGGAAATGAGCGAGGGATACGTTGTTCATCCGGATCCTGGAGGTCTAATTCCGTGGAGCGAGTCGCTCTCCGGTGACGTTTTCTACTGGCGTGTGTCGAGCATGAATCCCGACGACTGGCCGGTTGTGGTGAACAGTCGGAGTCATGAATGGTGGGAGTTCTCCGGTGGCGCGGTTGCCTTTCTCGTGGGACTCGTTGACGGAAGTATCGAGCGCAAAGGGCTGCCAGCCAACGTGCTAGGGAGCGATCCCAAGGTCCGCGTATACGTGACCTGA
- a CDS encoding NAD(P)H-binding protein — MVIVVTTPTGQIGSRLLGQLLDQDKEIRVIVRDASRLDDSVRERVETIDGSHDDPAVLDRALPGAEALFWLVPPNPQAPSAEVHYLHFARAGAAAIARHEVGHVVGVSSAGHGWPTPAGVLSAAFAMDAELGTSGAAYRALSMPFYMENLLRQLDAIRGQRAFYLTCAGDLPLALITTRDIAGTAADLLTDLSWTGQENLPVFGPDRLTPDGMAEVISQELGRPVTYRRMSIDDYASLLHSQGAGDQTVKDVTEAFAAQGHGIYDADWATAKPTPTDFRTWCREVLKPAADARAS; from the coding sequence ATGGTGATCGTTGTCACCACACCGACAGGACAGATCGGCAGCCGGCTGCTCGGCCAGTTGCTCGACCAGGACAAGGAGATCCGGGTCATCGTCCGTGACGCCTCGCGTCTGGACGACTCGGTCCGCGAGCGGGTCGAGACCATCGACGGCTCCCACGACGACCCCGCCGTGCTCGACAGGGCCCTGCCTGGGGCCGAAGCACTGTTCTGGCTCGTCCCGCCGAACCCACAGGCACCGAGCGCCGAGGTGCACTACCTGCATTTCGCCCGGGCGGGCGCCGCCGCCATCGCCCGCCACGAGGTCGGCCACGTAGTCGGGGTCTCCAGCGCCGGGCACGGCTGGCCGACCCCGGCCGGCGTCCTCTCGGCGGCCTTCGCGATGGACGCCGAACTCGGCACGTCCGGTGCGGCGTATCGGGCCTTGTCCATGCCCTTCTACATGGAGAACCTCCTGCGGCAGCTGGATGCCATCCGCGGGCAACGCGCGTTCTACCTGACCTGTGCAGGTGACCTGCCGCTGGCGTTGATCACGACGCGGGACATCGCCGGCACCGCGGCCGACCTGCTCACCGATCTGTCCTGGACCGGGCAGGAGAACCTCCCCGTGTTCGGCCCCGACCGACTGACCCCCGACGGTATGGCCGAGGTGATCAGCCAGGAACTCGGGCGCCCGGTCACCTACCGTCGCATGAGCATCGATGACTACGCGTCGCTGCTCCACTCCCAAGGCGCCGGCGACCAGACAGTCAAGGACGTGACCGAGGCGTTCGCAGCACAGGGCCACGGCATCTACGACGCGGACTGGGCGACCGCCAAGCCGACACCAACAGACTTCCGCACCTGGTGCAGGGAAGTACTCAAGCCCGCCGCAGACGCCCGGGCATCCTGA
- a CDS encoding alpha/beta hydrolase family protein — protein MVNGADGAAGHLWPGYGYEASVRGYNVVVFDGSGQQRMLFEWGIPFRPDWEHVITPVVDATLRLPGVDPERLALFGVSQGGYWVPHALAFEHRFAAAVIDDGVVDVSEAWHAMLSPKLRPSPCSVVEKEIGRGQRSGNPACAGRSERVL, from the coding sequence ATGGTCAACGGCGCCGATGGGGCGGCAGGCCACCTGTGGCCCGGCTACGGCTACGAGGCGTCGGTGCGTGGCTACAACGTCGTGGTGTTCGATGGGTCCGGCCAGCAGCGCATGCTGTTCGAGTGGGGCATCCCATTCCGGCCCGACTGGGAGCACGTCATCACGCCGGTCGTCGACGCGACACTGCGCCTGCCGGGCGTGGACCCGGAGCGACTCGCCCTCTTCGGCGTCAGCCAGGGAGGGTATTGGGTCCCACACGCCTTGGCGTTCGAGCACCGCTTCGCGGCCGCGGTCATCGACGACGGAGTGGTCGACGTGTCCGAAGCGTGGCACGCCATGCTGTCGCCCAAGCTGAGGCCCTCGCCTTGCTCGGTTGTCGAGAAAGAGATTGGGCGCGGTCAACGAAGCGGCAACCCGGCGTGCGCCGGGAGGTCGGAGCGTGTGCTGTGA
- a CDS encoding VOC family protein, protein MTSRFTELVVDCHDPERLAAFWCEVLDFEVIDRSRGKVEIGSWVPTVEDVRARQMSPTLLFIRVPEGKNVKNRLHLDVSPIDGSTEDEVTRLLGLGATRTDVGQGSDRNWVVMADPEGNEFCVLRTLAPQN, encoded by the coding sequence ATGACAAGCAGGTTCACCGAGTTGGTCGTTGACTGCCACGATCCGGAGAGGCTCGCGGCCTTTTGGTGCGAGGTCCTGGACTTCGAGGTGATCGACCGGAGCAGAGGCAAGGTCGAGATCGGCTCCTGGGTGCCGACCGTCGAAGATGTTCGGGCCCGTCAGATGTCGCCCACTCTGCTGTTCATCCGGGTGCCCGAGGGCAAGAACGTGAAGAACCGGCTTCACCTCGACGTCAGCCCGATCGACGGCAGTACCGAGGACGAGGTGACCAGATTGCTCGGCCTCGGCGCCACCAGGACGGATGTGGGCCAGGGCTCAGACCGAAACTGGGTGGTCATGGCAGACCCCGAGGGCAACGAGTTCTGCGTCCTGCGCACCCTGGCACCGCAGAACTAG
- a CDS encoding dienelactone hydrolase family protein — protein sequence MATITTRTVEYPADGLTMVGHLALPVGAGRRPAVLIGPEGMGLSDVERRRADALAELGYVALAFDLHGGRYLGDPEEMLSRCMPLLADPDRMRGIGHAALDVLRAEPPTDPDRIAAVGYGTGGVIGLELGRDGVNLRAIATVNALTTGRPGEAARIRCPVWAGVGSEDPIMPPAQRDAFTAEMQAAGVDWRLVVYGGALHAFHHPPVDHTAVPGVGYHPRHAQRAWHDVVNLLTECLPVTE from the coding sequence ATGGCGACGATCACAACGCGCACGGTCGAATACCCGGCCGACGGCCTGACGATGGTCGGGCACCTCGCGCTCCCCGTTGGCGCCGGCCGCCGGCCAGCAGTACTGATCGGGCCCGAGGGGATGGGGCTCAGCGACGTTGAGCGCCGCCGGGCCGATGCGCTCGCCGAGCTGGGATACGTAGCGCTGGCCTTCGACCTCCACGGCGGGCGCTATCTGGGCGACCCCGAGGAGATGCTGTCCCGTTGCATGCCGCTGCTCGCCGACCCCGACCGGATGCGGGGCATCGGCCACGCTGCGCTCGACGTGTTGCGCGCCGAACCGCCGACCGACCCTGACCGGATCGCCGCCGTCGGCTACGGCACCGGGGGCGTCATCGGGCTGGAACTCGGGCGCGACGGCGTCAACCTACGCGCGATCGCGACAGTCAACGCGCTGACCACGGGCCGACCGGGCGAGGCGGCGCGTATTCGCTGCCCGGTGTGGGCCGGGGTCGGGTCGGAAGACCCGATCATGCCGCCCGCGCAACGGGACGCGTTCACCGCCGAGATGCAGGCCGCGGGCGTCGACTGGCGCCTCGTGGTCTATGGCGGCGCCTTGCACGCCTTCCACCACCCGCCGGTCGACCACACCGCGGTCCCCGGCGTCGGCTACCACCCACGGCACGCGCAGCGAGCCTGGCACGACGTCGTCAACCTGCTCACCGAGTGCCTGCCCGTGACGGAGTGA
- a CDS encoding TetR/AcrR family transcriptional regulator, producing MTAPERPLRADARRNRESVLDAAGELFAQRGDAVQMDEIAERAGLGVGTLYRHFADKQALLAAIIGRRFEAMTTLARTADETEDPWTAFETLLYGYLESAQADATFRFALLGPEEPRWNDIAAEKTDFSAITERIVQRAVDAGRLREDFRAHDFVLITRGAMANMTGAGDWRRHVALLLEGIRGPQR from the coding sequence ATGACCGCTCCCGAACGCCCGCTGCGCGCCGATGCTCGGCGCAACCGTGAGTCCGTCCTCGACGCCGCCGGCGAACTGTTCGCCCAGCGAGGCGACGCCGTGCAGATGGACGAGATCGCTGAGCGCGCCGGCCTCGGCGTCGGCACCCTCTACCGGCACTTCGCCGACAAGCAAGCGCTACTCGCGGCGATCATCGGCCGCCGGTTCGAGGCGATGACCACGCTCGCCCGCACCGCCGACGAGACCGAGGACCCCTGGACGGCGTTCGAGACGCTGCTCTACGGCTATCTGGAGTCCGCACAGGCCGACGCCACGTTCCGCTTCGCGCTCCTCGGCCCGGAAGAGCCGCGCTGGAACGACATCGCCGCCGAAAAGACAGACTTCTCAGCAATCACCGAACGCATCGTGCAACGCGCCGTCGACGCCGGCCGCCTCCGTGAGGACTTTCGTGCTCATGACTTCGTTCTCATCACCCGTGGCGCCATGGCGAACATGACTGGCGCCGGTGACTGGCGCAGGCACGTGGCGCTCCTGCTCGAGGGCATCCGCGGTCCCCAACGCTGA
- a CDS encoding helix-turn-helix transcriptional regulator — MPKEFSGGRPHDHGGAGQERAVRGQQDDLENALADVHALMLATVTKHRDMASRMPLVTVLDPVDADIPAVNLQLMDEARRTVDVVIAVPAHAQCTYGLLRELLLKRGDLVRIRILCTRATLNRDLMREFAPWGYRKSVRIARMPLMDAMIIDGRKALVCTGTADGRQATVLRAPSVTQPVQTLFDTVWNQGVDATAWMGFGEHARVELVQQILHYLHAGATDEAASRELSISVRTYRRHIATIMELLDAKSRFQAGVRAAELGLLTRVLPAQEPSRPRSRRDGRWSAADHYTTAAPRPPSGPPGS, encoded by the coding sequence ATGCCGAAGGAGTTCTCCGGGGGGAGACCGCACGACCATGGGGGAGCTGGTCAGGAGCGCGCGGTACGGGGGCAGCAGGACGACCTGGAGAATGCCCTTGCGGACGTGCATGCCCTGATGCTCGCCACGGTGACGAAGCATCGGGACATGGCGTCCCGCATGCCGCTGGTCACCGTGCTGGATCCGGTCGACGCCGATATTCCGGCCGTCAACCTCCAATTGATGGACGAGGCCAGACGCACCGTCGACGTGGTGATCGCCGTACCCGCCCACGCACAGTGCACCTATGGGCTGTTGCGCGAACTGCTGCTGAAGCGCGGCGACCTGGTCCGCATCCGGATCCTCTGCACCCGTGCCACGCTCAACCGGGACCTGATGCGGGAGTTCGCCCCGTGGGGGTACCGCAAGTCCGTCCGCATCGCCCGTATGCCGCTGATGGATGCCATGATCATCGACGGCCGGAAGGCGCTGGTCTGCACCGGGACGGCGGACGGACGCCAGGCGACCGTTCTGCGGGCACCGTCCGTGACCCAGCCCGTCCAGACCCTTTTCGACACCGTCTGGAACCAAGGGGTCGACGCCACCGCGTGGATGGGCTTCGGCGAGCACGCCCGCGTCGAACTCGTCCAGCAGATCCTCCACTACCTCCACGCCGGGGCCACCGACGAGGCCGCCTCCCGGGAGCTGTCCATCTCCGTGCGGACCTACCGCCGGCACATCGCCACCATCATGGAACTCCTCGACGCCAAGTCCCGTTTCCAGGCGGGAGTACGTGCGGCGGAGCTGGGGCTGCTCACCCGCGTCCTTCCGGCGCAGGAACCGTCCCGCCCACGCTCCCGGCGGGACGGTCGGTGGTCCGCGGCGGACCACTACACCACGGCCGCCCCCCGGCCCCCCTCCGGCCCGCCCGGCTCATGA
- a CDS encoding SMI1/KNR4 family protein, whose product MATLSEIQALLGEPRFNWSDPAPWTELEQELGIEFPADFREILDAYGSIEINGQLYLKHPAGHLLHSLGEMIRLDLELWREEDMAEFLPGPVGANSGELMPVATATTGEAIFLRVPDGSSSPWRVVVQEFDSPAWTLYEMTFSEWLLAYLGGRDVTLCSRDFAPDRPFWEFLP is encoded by the coding sequence GTGGCAACGCTTTCAGAGATCCAAGCCCTGTTGGGTGAACCCCGGTTCAACTGGTCGGATCCGGCGCCATGGACCGAACTAGAGCAGGAACTCGGAATCGAATTCCCTGCAGACTTCCGTGAGATCCTTGATGCCTACGGTTCGATCGAGATCAACGGGCAACTTTATCTGAAGCATCCCGCGGGTCATCTTCTACACAGCCTGGGGGAAATGATTAGGCTAGATCTTGAGCTCTGGAGAGAGGAGGACATGGCGGAATTCCTGCCTGGTCCGGTAGGTGCGAACTCCGGGGAATTGATGCCAGTGGCGACGGCCACGACAGGGGAAGCGATATTCCTTCGTGTTCCCGATGGCTCCTCGTCGCCCTGGCGCGTCGTGGTGCAGGAGTTCGACAGTCCGGCCTGGACTCTCTACGAGATGACGTTCAGTGAGTGGTTGCTAGCCTATCTCGGGGGTAGGGATGTGACGTTGTGCTCTCGCGACTTTGCGCCTGATCGCCCGTTCTGGGAATTCCTACCCTGA
- a CDS encoding NADP-dependent oxidoreductase has translation MPPDTMRAIRLHEHGGPEVLRYDVVPIPEPGPGEVLVRVHAVGINPPDWYLRDGMSNLPPETRPKFDLPVIPGTDLSGVIEAVAADVDGFSVGDEVFGLLRFPSFDGAAYAEYVAAPAADLALKPAGVDHVHAAGAPMAGLTAWQFLIELGHDHSSPFQAAKHRPVPLDTDVTVLINGAAGGVGHFALQLAKWKGARVIAVASGAHEAFLRELGADEFIDYTKSRPEEAVHDVDLVLDTVGGPDSRRFLHTLKRGGSQFPVFFGEFDEKETARLGVTVSGTQVRSSGAQLAELGRLLDKGTVRVAIDSTYPLADARAAHERASRGHIQGKLVLTVA, from the coding sequence ATGCCGCCAGACACGATGAGGGCGATCCGGCTGCATGAGCACGGAGGCCCTGAGGTGCTGCGCTACGACGTGGTGCCGATTCCTGAGCCGGGGCCGGGCGAGGTTCTTGTTCGCGTTCACGCGGTCGGAATCAATCCTCCCGACTGGTATCTGCGTGACGGGATGTCCAATCTGCCCCCGGAGACCCGGCCGAAGTTCGACTTGCCTGTGATTCCGGGGACAGACCTGTCGGGTGTCATCGAGGCTGTCGCCGCGGATGTGGACGGCTTCTCCGTCGGTGATGAGGTCTTCGGCCTCCTTCGTTTTCCAAGCTTCGACGGCGCCGCATATGCCGAGTACGTCGCCGCGCCTGCGGCGGACCTCGCGCTCAAGCCGGCTGGTGTCGATCACGTGCACGCCGCCGGGGCGCCCATGGCCGGGCTGACGGCGTGGCAGTTCCTGATCGAGCTCGGACACGATCATTCGTCGCCCTTCCAGGCGGCGAAGCATCGTCCGGTGCCGCTCGACACCGACGTGACCGTGCTCATCAACGGGGCCGCGGGTGGCGTGGGGCACTTCGCACTCCAGCTGGCGAAATGGAAGGGGGCCCGCGTCATCGCGGTGGCGTCGGGTGCGCACGAGGCGTTCCTGCGCGAGCTCGGGGCCGACGAGTTCATCGACTACACCAAGAGTCGTCCCGAGGAAGCCGTGCACGACGTCGACCTCGTTCTCGACACGGTCGGTGGCCCCGACAGCAGGCGCTTCCTGCATACGCTCAAGCGTGGTGGCTCCCAGTTCCCCGTGTTCTTCGGCGAGTTCGACGAGAAAGAGACCGCGAGGCTGGGCGTCACAGTCTCGGGTACTCAGGTCCGTTCGAGCGGCGCGCAGCTTGCGGAACTGGGACGCCTTCTCGACAAGGGCACGGTTCGTGTCGCGATCGACAGCACGTATCCGCTCGCGGATGCCCGAGCTGCGCACGAACGCGCCTCCCGAGGGCACATCCAAGGCAAGCTCGTGCTCACGGTCGCTTGA